The following proteins come from a genomic window of Gottfriedia acidiceleris:
- the murQ gene encoding N-acetylmuramic acid 6-phosphate etherase, producing the protein MLENLTTEIRNDRTSNLDQLSVDEFLNIMNEEDQKVALAVREQIPMISNVVQLVVEAFQNGGRLIYTGAGTSGRIGLLDAVECPPTFGTNPNEVIGLIAGGERAFIKAVEGAEDSEELGKEDLLRISLTKNDVVIGIAASGRTPYVIGALKYANEIGAKTVALSCNKGSKIGEVALQKIEVDNGPEVLTGSTRLKAGTSQKLICNMISTASMIGIGKVYKNLMVDLQLTNSKLVDRAKRIIVEATDCDYETASNYLLKANNQPKVAIVMILTGMNYDEAMVSLNKASGFISKVVKK; encoded by the coding sequence GTGTTAGAAAACTTAACAACCGAAATTAGAAACGATCGTACGAGTAACTTAGATCAACTAAGCGTCGATGAGTTTTTAAATATAATGAATGAAGAAGACCAAAAGGTGGCTCTAGCAGTTAGGGAACAAATTCCAATGATTTCAAATGTAGTTCAGCTAGTTGTTGAAGCATTTCAAAACGGAGGACGATTAATTTATACAGGTGCTGGTACAAGCGGAAGAATTGGTCTACTAGATGCAGTTGAATGTCCACCTACATTTGGAACGAATCCTAATGAAGTCATTGGATTAATTGCAGGCGGAGAGAGGGCCTTTATTAAAGCTGTTGAAGGTGCCGAAGATAGCGAAGAGCTTGGGAAGGAAGACTTATTACGAATATCCCTTACAAAAAATGATGTCGTGATCGGTATTGCAGCATCAGGACGAACGCCTTATGTAATAGGTGCTTTAAAGTATGCAAATGAGATTGGAGCAAAAACTGTAGCACTATCGTGTAATAAAGGTTCAAAAATTGGAGAGGTTGCCCTCCAAAAAATTGAAGTAGATAATGGTCCAGAAGTGTTAACAGGCTCTACCCGATTAAAAGCTGGAACATCTCAAAAGTTAATATGTAATATGATTTCGACAGCTTCAATGATTGGAATTGGAAAAGTATATAAAAATCTAATGGTTGACCTGCAATTAACGAATAGTAAACTAGTTGATCGAGCAAAAAGAATAATCGTTGAAGCTACTGACTGTGATTATGAAACGGCAAGTAATTACTTACTGAAAGCAAATAATCAACCGAAAGTAGCAATCGTTATGATTTTAACTGGAATGAATTACGATGAAGCAATGGTCAGTTTAAATAAAGCTAGTGGTTTTATTAGCAAGGTAGTAAAAAAATAA
- a CDS encoding MurR/RpiR family transcriptional regulator, whose translation MNALNGGLIMLNEMLYKLPPSERRAAKYIIENPEKSIQYTVFELAEKSQTSNSAIIRLCRSLGLKGFQELKLRIAGDIITTTEVGSRDINLGESTSSIIKKMMNNNIQAIKDTSDIINVSDLEEAVQALTKARNIYFFGVGGSMVVALDAQQKFLRIKKYTSAFTDLHLLAVQIANHEENDVLVGISFSGETLEVQKALQIAKENGVNTISITGFGSNSVSNLADIKLFNSPHREATFRSGATSSRMAQLHVIDILFMAVATQEYDQTIQYIDQTRTAISSLKK comes from the coding sequence ATGAATGCACTAAATGGCGGTTTAATCATGTTAAACGAAATGCTGTATAAACTTCCACCATCTGAAAGAAGAGCAGCTAAATATATAATTGAAAACCCAGAAAAATCGATTCAATATACAGTTTTTGAACTTGCGGAAAAAAGCCAAACAAGCAACTCTGCAATCATTCGATTATGTCGTTCACTTGGTCTAAAGGGTTTTCAAGAGCTTAAGCTGCGAATTGCAGGTGATATCATTACGACAACAGAAGTAGGATCAAGAGATATTAATTTAGGGGAATCAACAAGTTCAATTATTAAAAAGATGATGAATAATAATATTCAGGCCATCAAAGATACTAGCGATATTATTAATGTGAGTGATTTAGAGGAAGCCGTTCAAGCTTTAACAAAAGCAAGAAATATTTATTTCTTCGGTGTAGGTGGCTCAATGGTAGTTGCCTTAGACGCACAACAAAAGTTCTTACGTATTAAAAAATACACCTCTGCATTTACTGATTTGCATTTGTTGGCTGTTCAAATAGCGAACCACGAGGAGAATGATGTCTTAGTAGGAATTTCATTTTCTGGAGAAACGCTAGAAGTTCAAAAAGCTCTTCAAATTGCCAAAGAAAACGGCGTGAACACCATTAGCATCACGGGCTTTGGTTCCAATTCTGTATCAAACTTAGCGGACATTAAATTATTCAATTCTCCACACAGGGAAGCAACATTTCGAAGTGGAGCAACGTCATCAAGGATGGCTCAACTACATGTCATCGATATCTTATTTATGGCTGTTGCGACACAAGAGTATGATCAAACAATTCAGTATATCGATCAAACAAGAACGGCTATTTCATCATTAAAAAAGTAA
- a CDS encoding cysteine-rich CWC family protein, with protein sequence MAIKLCPLCGNENKCSSGKTCWCNNEYFPREIFNQISPEEVRKSCICKSCLDKYKEDNRIEDLKPSDIGPMVFGRKNAPKQDDEVCYCYEKFKDQLKPGTVTKCFKEKCANYLRCTSENSGIL encoded by the coding sequence ATGGCAATTAAGCTCTGTCCCTTGTGTGGTAATGAGAATAAGTGCTCAAGTGGGAAGACTTGTTGGTGTAATAATGAGTATTTCCCAAGAGAGATCTTTAATCAGATATCGCCTGAAGAGGTAAGAAAATCTTGTATATGTAAGTCGTGTTTAGATAAGTACAAAGAAGATAATAGAATAGAAGACTTAAAACCTTCTGATATCGGACCAATGGTCTTTGGTAGAAAGAATGCACCTAAACAGGACGATGAAGTATGTTACTGTTATGAGAAGTTTAAAGATCAACTTAAACCAGGAACAGTAACTAAGTGTTTCAAGGAGAAATGTGCGAATTATCTAAGGTGCACCTCTGAAAATTCCGGAATATTATAA
- a CDS encoding Ig-like domain-containing protein: protein MMKKGILSLATLGLLASPLSFTTAHAEGNNYNLLKKSSESHVEKLFPKGAKEFHTFNSLNLNSHLTSFTNKPSINLSNYTTEADEIEELYEEEVNDDFDVANDLPIGANMYGQLLPLYDEDLYKIVVPTDGKITLGGTAFGSENIILAIGIYQKDFVEDNKLVYLGYDYDEDTDLEQQYYQAKAGTYYVAAWDDDNDEYDDNTEDDYYGVYTLFNVAPSKPTVNKVDNNDLVVTGKAEAGSIVTVKNGSTVLGTPIKATSNGTYSVKIPVQKAGVTLSVYAKDFVGKTSVAGTTKVVDVIAPAKPVVNRVDNNDVVVTGKAEAGSTVAIKRGTTTLATVKATSTGTFSAKIAVQVAGTKLTVTAKDAAGNISVATTVTVVDVIPPGKPTINKVDDNDLKVTGKAEKGSLVTVKKGTTVLGSATTNSSGVYSVSIKAQKKGTVISVTAKDKAGNTSAAATYTVVKH from the coding sequence ATGATGAAAAAGGGAATTTTATCTTTAGCAACTTTAGGTTTATTAGCTTCACCATTATCTTTCACAACTGCTCATGCAGAAGGAAACAATTATAATTTATTAAAGAAAAGCAGTGAGAGTCACGTTGAAAAGCTGTTTCCGAAAGGTGCAAAGGAGTTTCATACATTTAATAGTTTAAATTTAAACTCACATCTTACTAGCTTTACTAATAAACCATCTATAAATCTATCAAATTATACTACTGAAGCTGATGAGATTGAAGAACTGTACGAAGAAGAAGTAAATGATGATTTTGATGTAGCAAATGATTTACCAATTGGAGCAAATATGTATGGCCAATTGCTTCCTTTGTATGATGAAGACCTTTATAAAATCGTTGTACCTACTGATGGAAAAATTACTTTAGGTGGAACTGCTTTTGGTTCTGAAAATATTATATTAGCAATTGGCATTTATCAAAAAGATTTTGTTGAAGATAATAAACTAGTTTATTTGGGTTACGATTATGATGAAGATACTGATCTTGAACAACAATACTATCAAGCTAAGGCTGGTACATATTATGTAGCTGCATGGGATGATGATAATGATGAATACGACGATAATACCGAAGATGATTATTATGGAGTCTATACATTATTCAATGTTGCACCAAGTAAACCTACTGTAAATAAAGTTGATAATAATGATCTAGTGGTTACAGGTAAGGCCGAAGCCGGTTCTATTGTAACAGTTAAAAACGGTAGTACGGTATTAGGAACTCCTATAAAAGCAACATCTAATGGAACTTATTCAGTTAAGATTCCTGTTCAAAAAGCTGGAGTAACGTTAAGTGTTTATGCTAAAGACTTTGTTGGGAAAACGAGTGTAGCTGGAACAACAAAAGTTGTAGACGTAATTGCGCCTGCAAAACCAGTTGTTAACAGAGTTGATAATAACGATGTAGTTGTAACAGGAAAAGCTGAAGCTGGTTCGACTGTTGCGATTAAAAGAGGGACAACAACACTAGCGACTGTAAAGGCTACATCTACTGGAACGTTTTCAGCGAAAATCGCCGTTCAAGTAGCTGGCACTAAATTAACAGTAACTGCTAAAGATGCTGCAGGAAATATAAGCGTAGCGACTACTGTAACTGTTGTTGATGTAATTCCTCCAGGCAAACCAACAATTAATAAAGTAGATGATAATGATTTAAAAGTTACTGGAAAAGCTGAAAAAGGTTCACTTGTGACAGTTAAGAAAGGTACTACGGTGTTAGGATCAGCAACAACTAACTCTAGTGGGGTTTATTCAGTTAGTATCAAAGCACAGAAAAAAGGAACAGTTATTTCTGTCACTGCAAAAGATAAAGCAGGAAATACTAGTGCTGCTGCAACATATACAGTTGTAAAACATTAA
- a CDS encoding (Fe-S)-binding protein, which yields MTTLQEQQAIGQQFKERMNEDELLNCMRCGFCLPSCPTYIESGQKESHSPRGRIALMKAVTDGLIEPDEDVERTLELCLGCRACEPVCPSGVKYGHLLEEARDIIAQHKKHSLPARAVRKVVFKELFPHQKRMRLAVGLLGLYQRTGLQVVARKAGIMKLIPNNLSAMEKVLPKVPTMKQMKSRPDYLPPLKEKVKKVAFFSGCLMDTMFLETNNATMKLLQIAGCEIVIPKDQACCGALHGHSGEKSIAKDMAKKNIVAFENLGVDYIITNAGGCGGFLIDYDHLLKDDPNWKDRALAFKNKLKDISEILVEVEFHNKVKLSLPEQIITYQDSCHLRNVMKTASAPRTLLKSIQNVHYHEMKDADRCCGSAGIYNIVESEMSMQILDYKMKQATKTQATTIVTANPGCLLQMKLGVDRENQSEHVEVVHIVDLLLKAAEYKAN from the coding sequence ATGACAACACTTCAAGAACAACAAGCGATCGGTCAACAATTTAAAGAGCGTATGAACGAAGATGAGCTTTTAAACTGTATGAGATGTGGTTTTTGTTTACCGAGCTGTCCAACTTATATTGAATCAGGTCAAAAAGAATCTCACTCACCACGTGGTCGCATCGCATTAATGAAAGCAGTAACGGATGGATTAATTGAACCGGATGAAGATGTGGAACGTACACTTGAACTTTGTCTTGGATGTCGTGCATGTGAGCCTGTTTGCCCTTCTGGTGTGAAATATGGTCATCTACTAGAAGAAGCTAGAGATATTATTGCTCAACACAAAAAACATTCACTTCCTGCACGAGCTGTTCGTAAAGTTGTATTTAAAGAACTTTTCCCGCATCAAAAACGCATGAGACTTGCAGTTGGTTTATTAGGTTTATATCAACGAACAGGCCTTCAAGTCGTAGCAAGAAAAGCTGGAATTATGAAGTTGATTCCAAATAATTTATCTGCAATGGAAAAGGTCTTACCAAAGGTACCGACTATGAAACAAATGAAGTCACGCCCTGACTATTTGCCACCATTAAAAGAAAAAGTAAAGAAAGTTGCATTTTTCTCTGGATGTTTAATGGATACAATGTTTCTAGAAACAAATAATGCAACGATGAAGCTTTTACAAATAGCTGGTTGTGAAATTGTCATTCCAAAAGACCAGGCGTGTTGTGGTGCATTACATGGCCATAGTGGAGAAAAGTCGATTGCGAAAGATATGGCAAAGAAAAACATTGTGGCCTTCGAAAATCTCGGTGTAGATTATATTATTACAAATGCAGGTGGCTGTGGTGGTTTTCTAATTGACTATGATCATCTTCTTAAAGACGATCCAAATTGGAAAGATCGAGCTCTAGCGTTTAAAAATAAACTAAAAGATATATCAGAAATTCTAGTAGAAGTTGAGTTTCATAATAAAGTAAAATTAAGTTTACCAGAACAAATTATTACGTATCAGGATTCATGCCATTTAAGAAATGTTATGAAAACAGCTTCTGCTCCAAGAACATTATTAAAGTCAATTCAAAATGTACACTATCACGAAATGAAAGATGCAGATCGTTGCTGTGGCTCTGCTGGTATTTATAATATCGTCGAATCCGAAATGTCGATGCAAATACTAGATTACAAGATGAAACAAGCAACAAAAACACAAGCTACTACAATTGTAACTGCAAACCCTGGATGCTTATTACAAATGAAGCTAGGTGTAGATCGAGAGAATCAATCGGAACATGTGGAAGTCGTACACATAGTTGATTTACTTTTAAAAGCTGCTGAATATAAAGCAAATTAA
- the glcD gene encoding glycolate oxidase subunit GlcD, whose translation MITNDIAQSFIAIVGKENYDDSKVERLVYSYDATPNLQALPDAVVSPRSTKEVSEIVKICNENHIPIVPRGSGTNLCGGTCPTDGGIVILFKHLNNILEIDEENLTITVQPGVVTLDMINTIEEKGLFYPPDPSSMKISTIGGNINENSGGLRGLKYGVTRDYVIALEIVLANGDIIRTGGKLAKDVAGYDFTRLFVGSEGTLGIITEATLKLIPMPETKKTMLALYDSLEDAAKTVSKIIANKIIPTSLEFMDQPTLEVVENFAQIGLPTDVKAVLLIEQDGPNEVVDRDIELIKSICQKEKCISVSVAKSEEEAVALRTARRSALSALAQLRPTTILEDATVPRSKIAEMVSAINVIAEKHNVKICTFGHAGDGNLHPTCPTDARNHEEMERVEMAFAEIFEKAIELGGTITGEHGVGIVKAPYLELKLGKAGINAMLAVKTALDPNHIMNPGKVFAKDSRKRMVVSK comes from the coding sequence ATGATTACAAATGACATTGCACAAAGTTTTATAGCAATTGTTGGAAAAGAAAATTATGATGACTCAAAAGTAGAGAGACTCGTATATTCTTACGATGCTACACCAAATTTGCAAGCTCTTCCGGATGCAGTCGTTAGTCCTCGTTCTACTAAAGAAGTATCCGAAATCGTTAAAATCTGTAACGAAAACCACATTCCAATCGTTCCTAGAGGCTCTGGAACGAATTTATGCGGTGGTACTTGTCCAACAGATGGCGGTATCGTAATCTTATTTAAACACTTAAACAATATTCTTGAGATAGATGAAGAAAACTTAACAATTACAGTTCAGCCTGGTGTAGTGACTCTTGATATGATCAATACAATCGAAGAAAAAGGTTTATTTTATCCACCAGATCCAAGCTCAATGAAAATTTCTACAATTGGCGGAAATATTAATGAAAATTCAGGTGGATTACGTGGATTAAAATATGGTGTAACGCGTGACTATGTCATCGCACTTGAAATTGTATTAGCAAACGGAGATATTATCCGAACTGGTGGAAAGCTAGCAAAAGATGTTGCAGGATATGATTTTACTCGTTTATTTGTTGGTTCTGAAGGAACTTTAGGTATTATTACCGAGGCTACATTAAAACTTATTCCAATGCCAGAAACGAAAAAAACAATGCTTGCATTATATGATAGTTTGGAAGATGCAGCCAAAACGGTTTCTAAAATTATCGCTAATAAAATTATTCCTACTTCCCTTGAATTTATGGATCAGCCTACTCTCGAAGTTGTTGAAAATTTTGCGCAGATTGGGCTACCGACCGATGTAAAAGCTGTCCTATTAATTGAACAAGATGGTCCAAATGAAGTTGTTGATAGAGATATCGAATTAATAAAATCAATTTGCCAAAAAGAAAAATGTATTTCAGTTAGCGTAGCCAAGTCCGAAGAAGAAGCAGTAGCATTACGCACGGCTAGACGCTCTGCTCTTTCAGCTCTTGCACAATTAAGACCAACAACAATTTTAGAGGATGCAACTGTCCCTCGTTCTAAAATTGCTGAAATGGTCTCTGCAATTAATGTGATTGCTGAAAAACATAATGTAAAAATTTGTACATTCGGCCATGCAGGCGATGGGAATCTACACCCTACTTGTCCTACCGATGCTCGTAATCACGAAGAAATGGAACGCGTTGAAATGGCATTTGCAGAGATATTTGAAAAAGCAATTGAACTAGGTGGCACAATAACAGGTGAACACGGTGTTGGAATTGTAAAAGCTCCTTACCTTGAATTAAAGCTTGGTAAAGCAGGCATTAATGCAATGCTCGCTGTCAAAACAGCTTTAGATCCGAATCATATTATGAACCCAGGCAAAGTCTTTGCAAAAGACAGTCGTAAAAGAATGGTGGTGTCAAAATGA
- a CDS encoding CdaR family transcriptional regulator, producing MVLDELALKIINEVRKLIQEDIIIINTDGIIIASTDPARTGTFHEGSLIAINERKTFTITSDDENRLSGVKAGINLPIYFQNEIVGVIGITGNPEQISPFGEMLRRMTELLIRENYYTVQIDLQQRTLEAFVFDWIQDIEWDDYFYERSTMLNIDLNYIRQVIIFEWENNNKLPIDTRQLIIDLSNRNKNDIFVRWGNNRIVFLMKVDDTNKDAHKLQRLHDLYEIIKSRLNSPIATGVGQQVTPKQLHKSYHQADRALKVALKTSSIIFDEDLTIDLILQELSQEIKKTFIERTIAPLLNDEDLLITIKEYLNQNQSLKNTAQSLHIHINTLLYRLGKITELTKLNPKDIQDLVKLYIGTYLLDDSTKKHR from the coding sequence ATGGTACTTGATGAGTTGGCATTAAAGATCATTAATGAAGTAAGAAAGTTAATACAAGAAGATATCATTATTATTAATACAGATGGCATCATTATAGCAAGTACGGACCCAGCACGAACTGGCACATTTCATGAAGGCTCATTAATAGCAATTAATGAACGAAAAACGTTCACGATCACATCTGATGATGAAAATCGCTTAAGCGGTGTGAAGGCTGGAATTAATCTTCCTATTTATTTTCAAAATGAAATAGTCGGAGTAATTGGCATTACAGGAAATCCCGAGCAAATTTCCCCTTTTGGAGAAATGCTTCGTAGGATGACAGAATTATTAATTAGAGAAAACTATTATACAGTTCAAATTGATTTGCAACAAAGAACGTTAGAAGCATTTGTATTTGATTGGATTCAAGATATTGAGTGGGATGATTATTTTTATGAACGTTCTACTATGCTAAATATTGATTTAAATTATATTAGGCAGGTTATTATTTTCGAATGGGAAAATAATAATAAGCTCCCAATCGATACAAGACAACTAATAATTGATTTATCGAATCGAAATAAAAATGACATATTTGTTCGTTGGGGCAATAATCGAATTGTATTTTTGATGAAAGTTGACGATACGAATAAAGATGCTCATAAACTACAAAGATTGCATGATTTATATGAAATCATAAAAAGTCGACTAAACTCACCCATTGCTACAGGCGTTGGGCAACAAGTCACTCCAAAACAATTACATAAATCTTATCATCAAGCGGATCGAGCATTAAAAGTTGCATTAAAAACAAGTTCAATTATTTTTGATGAAGATTTAACAATTGATCTAATTCTGCAGGAACTTTCACAGGAGATTAAGAAAACATTTATAGAAAGGACAATTGCACCTCTATTAAATGATGAGGATTTACTTATTACAATTAAAGAGTATTTAAATCAAAATCAATCTCTTAAAAATACCGCCCAATCTTTACATATTCATATAAACACACTTCTGTATCGCCTAGGTAAAATTACTGAATTAACGAAATTGAATCCGAAAGATATCCAAGATTTAGTTAAATTGTATATCGGAACATACCTACTAGATGATTCTACAAAAAAACACCGATAA
- the truA gene encoding tRNA pseudouridine(38-40) synthase TruA — protein sequence MNNYKLVIQYDGGRYKGWQRLGNGENTIQGKIENVISEMVGREVEIIGSSRTDAGVHAFEQVANFKIKENMPEIEIKSYLNRYLPKDISIKEVSIESDRFHSRYNTSAKTYIYKIWNEEYTNPFMRKYSMHVEEKLDLNKIKAAAKYFLGEHDFTAFSNAKSKKKSMVREIYSIDFDKIDGFIQIRISGNGFLYNMVRKIVGTLIEVGAGRLQAETISKIIELKDRAQVSNLADPGGLYLEKIEFKL from the coding sequence ATGAACAATTATAAATTAGTCATTCAATATGATGGTGGCCGTTATAAAGGCTGGCAGAGGCTTGGTAATGGTGAAAATACAATTCAAGGTAAAATCGAAAATGTAATATCAGAAATGGTAGGAAGAGAAGTTGAAATTATTGGAAGTAGTCGAACGGATGCAGGTGTACACGCATTTGAACAGGTTGCTAATTTTAAAATAAAAGAGAACATGCCGGAAATAGAAATTAAAAGTTATTTAAATCGTTATTTACCTAAAGATATTAGTATAAAGGAAGTTTCGATTGAATCTGACCGTTTCCATTCAAGATACAATACTAGTGCAAAAACGTATATATATAAAATTTGGAATGAGGAATATACGAATCCATTTATGCGCAAATACAGTATGCATGTAGAAGAGAAACTAGATCTTAATAAAATAAAGGCTGCAGCCAAGTATTTTTTAGGTGAACATGATTTTACAGCCTTCTCAAATGCCAAATCTAAAAAGAAGTCGATGGTACGAGAAATCTACTCGATTGATTTTGATAAGATAGACGGGTTTATTCAAATAAGAATTAGCGGAAATGGTTTCCTATACAATATGGTAAGAAAAATCGTAGGAACACTAATTGAAGTTGGAGCAGGTAGATTACAGGCTGAAACTATATCGAAAATAATTGAATTAAAGGATCGTGCTCAAGTAAGTAATCTTGCAGATCCGGGTGGGCTATATTTGGAGAAAATAGAATTTAAGTTATAA
- a CDS encoding MFS transporter encodes MTSTKVIKPFSLNWYVLLSFAALAGISQMLWLNFAPLISYLKSHYDVSELDINWLLIVFPLIYIVFSIHSGKIIDRVGYRFSILLGGVFMSVFSIIRIFDSSFSFLLIGQIGIAIGQPYILNAISSLVVDWFPKNKQATATGIGTVGMFVGMAVALAGTPILVDLFGFQPTLVIMAILTILATLVFYFIGQQNSDFNRNSSTSGSFNTTFKLLKNKNLLLLNIVSFLGLGVFNGLTSWLEQILKPYGISSEQAGIIGGTLIVGGIIGSIVIPLFSDRVGKRKPFLLVTIIGSLLLIYPVCTSGNFTFLVVIGSFLGFIFLPAFALLLSATEELVGEKVSGEATGLLLMAGNLGAVIVIGAMQLIKGEQSSWNHSVFFILILMLIGFFLMILFKERACLVGDNKKNINEQK; translated from the coding sequence ATGACATCCACTAAAGTTATTAAGCCATTCTCATTGAACTGGTATGTCTTACTTTCGTTTGCTGCACTTGCTGGAATTAGTCAAATGCTCTGGTTAAATTTTGCACCTCTCATTTCATATTTAAAATCGCATTATGACGTTTCAGAGTTAGATATTAATTGGTTATTAATTGTATTTCCATTAATTTATATTGTTTTTTCTATCCATTCAGGTAAAATAATTGATCGAGTTGGATACCGATTTAGTATTTTACTAGGTGGCGTTTTCATGTCCGTTTTTTCTATTATTAGAATTTTTGATTCAAGCTTCTCATTTTTACTTATTGGTCAAATAGGAATTGCGATTGGCCAACCATATATTTTAAATGCAATATCAAGTTTAGTAGTTGATTGGTTTCCGAAAAATAAACAAGCTACCGCCACTGGCATCGGCACAGTCGGTATGTTCGTCGGTATGGCAGTAGCCTTAGCGGGGACACCAATTCTTGTAGATCTTTTTGGATTCCAACCGACATTAGTCATCATGGCCATTTTAACAATACTTGCAACACTCGTCTTTTACTTCATCGGTCAACAAAATTCAGATTTCAATCGAAATTCCAGTACCTCAGGAAGTTTTAATACTACATTTAAATTATTGAAAAACAAGAATCTTTTACTATTAAACATTGTTTCCTTTCTAGGCTTAGGAGTCTTTAATGGACTAACATCCTGGCTTGAACAAATCCTAAAACCGTACGGAATTTCATCAGAACAAGCCGGAATTATAGGAGGAACCTTAATAGTCGGCGGTATTATTGGTTCGATAGTTATCCCGCTGTTTTCAGATAGAGTTGGTAAAAGAAAGCCCTTTTTATTAGTCACAATAATCGGCTCCCTTCTATTAATCTATCCTGTTTGTACTTCAGGGAATTTTACTTTTCTAGTTGTAATAGGTAGTTTCCTTGGCTTCATATTTTTACCAGCTTTTGCTTTATTATTGTCAGCTACGGAAGAGCTAGTTGGTGAAAAAGTTTCCGGTGAAGCAACAGGACTACTTTTAATGGCAGGGAATTTAGGAGCTGTAATTGTAATTGGAGCGATGCAACTGATTAAAGGCGAGCAGTCATCATGGAATCATTCAGTTTTTTTCATATTAATATTAATGCTTATTGGATTTTTCCTTATGATTTTATTTAAAGAAAGAGCTTGTTTGGTGGGTGATAACAAAAAAAATATTAACGAACAAAAATAA